The Methanobrevibacter sp. TLL-48-HuF1 genomic sequence AAATGGAAAATTCCTGTACGATAAGCCATTGATTTTCCTAAAAGAGGGTATGTACCTTCTGGAGAAATTATACGTTCTAATTGAGATGCATATCTGCTGGATCTCATTAATTGAACATCCAATAACTCTCCTTCGTTAATACCATATTTTCTCATTACTTTTAAAATATCATTAAGCATAGGATGAATAAAAATACTGTTATAGTAATTTACATCAAATTCAGGACCGTCTGCATAAATTGCATCTCCAAGATACCATTCATCTCTAAATTTACGAATACTATAAGTTAAACGTTCCCTATCACATTCACCAGTAAATTCTAAAAGAGTAGCTTCAATCATGGAAGTAAATAGCAGCCAGTGATTTTCAAATGGTGCAATTATCCTTGTATTTTTAAGTTCGTAAATAACTCTAGCTTGAACATCCATTGGTAAATTATTCCATATTTGAGTTTTGGACCTAAGTAAACCTTGAGCAAATAAAGCCATGCTCATTAAAGATTGTTTAGGCTCTGTAAAAAGAATATAATCTTTACTATTTGGATTTACTGCATTACTAATAGCTTTTAAAGTTAATACAATATACTTTTCACGAATTTTACCTTCTTCAGATTCATCAGGTCCCAATTCTAACCACGGCGCAATTCCATTAAAAACATTTGAAAATGCCCCAAGATGAGCAAATTTATTGCTTTCAGAGCTAAATGATTCAATAGACATGTTTTTCTTAAGAGACTCCTTTTTAAGATTGTTTAATACTGGAAATGCAATCTTTTGCAAGGTTTCTACCCAAAAAATCCTATCCTCCCAAACTGGAGGTTGTTCTTCAATAACCTGATTATCATTTTTTTTAAATCGTCCAAAGAATGAGTTATTCATGAACAGTATTTTATTATACATAATATTTAAAGTTTTTAATAAATCGACATTCCACAAAAAATAAAAATACCTCAAAAACAAAAGCATTAAACAAAAGGGGTTAAAGATTATGTTTTCAAACAATATTAAAAAATTAATAAATAAATTAAAAAAACCATCAACAAATAAAAAAGTTTCAAAAGTTGAAAATACTGAAGAAACAGATTATAATTTAAAAACCAAACAAAAAGATGAAGAAATATTTCAGAACATCTATAATTTAATTGATAATTTTATGAAAACAACTCCTAATCCATTATTTAACAATATAGAAATTGAAACTGTTAACAGATGTAACGGAACATGCTCTTTTTGTCCTGTTAACAAGAATCAAGACCCTAGAGAATATAAAAAAATGCCTAAAGAACTGTTTGAAAAAATAATCAAAGAGCTAAAAGAAATTAATTATGATGGAGCTATTGCACTCCATTCCAATAATGAACCATTGCTTGATAAAGAAATCTATAATTATGCCGAATATGCTAGAAAAGAGCTTCCAAATAGCTATATTTACCTATATACAAATGGTACATTATTAACAATAGACAAATTTCTTGATTTAACCGAAAATTTGGATTTAATAGTTATTGATAACTATAATGATAACATACAACTTATTGAACCAGTAAAAGAAATTTTTGACTATTGTATCCAACATCCCGAACTTAAAAAGAAAGTTTTAATTGATTTAAGACTTCAAAATCAAATTTTAACAAGCAGAGGCGGGCAGTCAGACAACAGAAATGAAATTTTAACCTTAAAATCATCCTGTTTATTACCATTTAACAAAATAGTTGTTCAACCAGATGGTAAAGTCCCATTATGCTGTTGTGATCCTTTTGGAAAAGTTATTTTAGGAGATTTAAACACTGCAAAACTTGTAGATATTTGGAATGGTAAAAAAGCTAAAGAAATACGTGAAATTCTCTATAAAAAAGAAAATAGCAGAAAAAACTTAGAATTATGCAAGCAATGTGATGTTTTAGTTGAAAAATTAGACGGAATACCTTATACTAATACAGATATAACAAATCAATGGGAAAACTTATACTCTATTTTTAATATTCAATAAAAAAAAATGAAATTTTGAAAAAAAAATAAACAAAGCCCCATTCTAAAATAGTTTATATAGTACAAACATCTATATATTTATCATTAATATGTGAGGTTTAAAAATATGCCAAAAACAATGTCTGAAAAAATATTAGCTAAAGCAGCTGGTAAAGACGAAGTTGAGGCTGGAGATATTGTTATCGCCAATATTGATGTTGCAATGACTCATGATTTAACCGGACCTCTTTCAGTACAATCTTTTGAGAAAATTGGTGCTACTAAAGTCTGGGACCCGTCAAAAATTGTAATACCATTCGATCATCAAGTTCCAGCTGATTCTATCGACTCAGCTAACAATCATATTATAATGAGAAAATTTGTTAAAGAACAGAAAATTGAAAACTTTTATGATGTTAATGCAGGAGTCTGCCATCAGATTCTTCCAGAATTAGGACATGTTGTTCCTGGAGAAGTTATTGTTGGTGCAGATTCACATACCTGTACTCATGGAGCTTTAGGTGCGTTTTCAACAGGAATTGGTTCTACAGATATGGCTATGGTATTTGCAGAAGGTAATTTATGGTTTAAAGTACCTGAAACCAACAGATTTGAAATCACCGGTGAATTAAAAGATAATGTTTATGCTAAAGATGTTATTTTAAATATTATCGGCCAGGTAGGCGTTGACGGTTCAACATATAAAGCCTGTGAATTTGCAGGAGAAACTGTTTCAAATATGAGCATTTCTGACAGAATGGTTTTAACAAATATGGCTATTGAAATGGGTGGAAAAACTGGTTTAGTAGAACCTGATAAAAAAACTATTGATTATGTAGAAAGCCGTTCCAACAAAGCATATAAAGTATTTAAAACTGACTTAGATGCTCCGTCACTTAATATTATTGATATTGACGTAAGTGAGTTGGAACCGCAAGTAGCCTGTCCTCACCATGTAGACAATGTTAAAGCAGTAAGTGAAGTGGATCAGGAAATTGACCAAGTATTCCTCGGATCCTGTACCAATGGTAGGATTAGTGACTTAAGAGATGCTGCTAAAATATTAAAAGGTAAAAAAGTAGCTAAAGGAACCAGAATGTTAGTTATTCCAGCTTCCAAAGAAGTATACTCTAAAGCACTTGATGAAGGATTACTTAAAATATTTGTTGATGCAGGAGCTTTAGTATCTGCTCCATGCTGCGGTCCATGTCTTGGAGGACATACCGGAATCATAGGACCTGGAGAAGTAAGCCTTTCCACATCTAACAGAAACTTTAAAGGCAGACAAGGAAGTCCAGATGGAAAAGTTTACCTGTCTTCTGCTGCAGTAGCTGCTGCTTCAGCTATTGAAGGAAGAATTGTTGCACCGGAGTGAGAATATGAAAGGAACTGTTTGGAAATTCGGAGACGATATTGATACTGACATTATCCTTCCAGGAAGATATTTAATTTATACAAATGAAGAAAGATTATCCCAACACTGTATGGAAGGATTAGATGATAAATTTAATGAAAAATGCAAAAAAGGTGACTTTATTGTAGCTGGCAAAAACTTTGGATGCGGATCTTCCAGAGAACATGCCCCAATAGCTTTAAAAGGTGTTGGAGTAGCTGCAGTAATAGCTGAATCATTTGCAAGAATCTTTTACAGAAATGCTACAAATGTTGGAGTTCCACTTCTTGAAGCTCCAGGTATAAGTAAACTTGTAGAAAATGGAGAAGAAATAGAAGTAGACATGGATAAAGGAACTATAACATCCGAAAATGGAGAAACAATTACATTTAAAAAATTACCTCCATTTATGTTAGAAATATTAGAAAAAGGTGGTTTAATTGAGTACCTCAAACAAAAAAGACAATAAATATCAGATAGCTGTTATTCCAGGTGATGGAATAGGTAAAGAAGTTATGGAAGCAACAATCTCTGTTTTAGACGAATTAGATGTTGATTTTGATTATATTTATGGTATAGCAGGTGACGAATGCAATGAAGAACATGGAACACCTCTTCCTCAGGAAACTATCGATATTGTAAGGGATTCTGATGCATGTTTATTTGGAGCTGCCGGAGAAACTGCAGCAGATGTTATTGTAAAAATCCGTCAGGAAATGAAAATGTTTGCTAATTTAAGACCTGTCAAATCTTATCCTAACACCAAATCATTATTTGAAAATGTTGACTTTATGATTGTAAGGGAAAATACAGAAGGATTATACATTGCAGACCAGGAAGAAGAAACCGAAGATGGTGCAATAGCTAAACGTGTTATTACAAGAGAAGCTGAAGAACGTATTATTGATTATGCTTTTCAATATGCAAAGGACAACAACAGAACTAAAGTTACTGCAGTTCACAAAGCTAATGTTCTTAAAAAAACCGACGGATTATTTAAAAAAATATTCTACGAAGTCGGCGAAAAATATCCGGATATTGATACTGAAGACTTTTACGTTGATGCAACAGCAATGTATCTTGTAACACAGCCTCAGGAATTCCAGGTTGTTGTAACTACCAATTTATTTGGAGATATTTTATCTGATGAAGGTGCAGGACTTGTTGGCGGACTTGGTTTAATTCCATCAGCAAATATTGGAGCAGATGGTGCTTTATTTGAACCTGTTCATGGTTCAGCACCGGATATTGCAGGTCAGCAAAAAGCAAATCCAATAGCTATGATGCTCTCAGCAATTATGATGCTTAGATACCTTGGTGAAAATGATGC encodes the following:
- a CDS encoding DUF2264 domain-containing protein, which gives rise to MYNKILFMNNSFFGRFKKNDNQVIEEQPPVWEDRIFWVETLQKIAFPVLNNLKKESLKKNMSIESFSSESNKFAHLGAFSNVFNGIAPWLELGPDESEEGKIREKYIVLTLKAISNAVNPNSKDYILFTEPKQSLMSMALFAQGLLRSKTQIWNNLPMDVQARVIYELKNTRIIAPFENHWLLFTSMIEATLLEFTGECDRERLTYSIRKFRDEWYLGDAIYADGPEFDVNYYNSIFIHPMLNDILKVMRKYGINEGELLDVQLMRSSRYASQLERIISPEGTYPLLGKSMAYRTGIFHLLAQAALFKILPRNMETSQVRSALTKVLRTQFGGHQNFDNKGWLTIGLNGCQAEIAEKDINTGSLYGCCAIFLPLGLSFNDSFWVGPFEEWTTLKAWNGNPVEPDQSIDF
- a CDS encoding radical SAM/SPASM domain-containing protein, with amino-acid sequence MFSNNIKKLINKLKKPSTNKKVSKVENTEETDYNLKTKQKDEEIFQNIYNLIDNFMKTTPNPLFNNIEIETVNRCNGTCSFCPVNKNQDPREYKKMPKELFEKIIKELKEINYDGAIALHSNNEPLLDKEIYNYAEYARKELPNSYIYLYTNGTLLTIDKFLDLTENLDLIVIDNYNDNIQLIEPVKEIFDYCIQHPELKKKVLIDLRLQNQILTSRGGQSDNRNEILTLKSSCLLPFNKIVVQPDGKVPLCCCDPFGKVILGDLNTAKLVDIWNGKKAKEIREILYKKENSRKNLELCKQCDVLVEKLDGIPYTNTDITNQWENLYSIFNIQ
- the hacA gene encoding homoaconitase large subunit, producing the protein MPKTMSEKILAKAAGKDEVEAGDIVIANIDVAMTHDLTGPLSVQSFEKIGATKVWDPSKIVIPFDHQVPADSIDSANNHIIMRKFVKEQKIENFYDVNAGVCHQILPELGHVVPGEVIVGADSHTCTHGALGAFSTGIGSTDMAMVFAEGNLWFKVPETNRFEITGELKDNVYAKDVILNIIGQVGVDGSTYKACEFAGETVSNMSISDRMVLTNMAIEMGGKTGLVEPDKKTIDYVESRSNKAYKVFKTDLDAPSLNIIDIDVSELEPQVACPHHVDNVKAVSEVDQEIDQVFLGSCTNGRISDLRDAAKILKGKKVAKGTRMLVIPASKEVYSKALDEGLLKIFVDAGALVSAPCCGPCLGGHTGIIGPGEVSLSTSNRNFKGRQGSPDGKVYLSSAAVAAASAIEGRIVAPE
- a CDS encoding 3-isopropylmalate dehydratase small subunit encodes the protein MKGTVWKFGDDIDTDIILPGRYLIYTNEERLSQHCMEGLDDKFNEKCKKGDFIVAGKNFGCGSSREHAPIALKGVGVAAVIAESFARIFYRNATNVGVPLLEAPGISKLVENGEEIEVDMDKGTITSENGETITFKKLPPFMLEILEKGGLIEYLKQKRQ
- a CDS encoding isocitrate/isopropylmalate family dehydrogenase, with the protein product MSTSNKKDNKYQIAVIPGDGIGKEVMEATISVLDELDVDFDYIYGIAGDECNEEHGTPLPQETIDIVRDSDACLFGAAGETAADVIVKIRQEMKMFANLRPVKSYPNTKSLFENVDFMIVRENTEGLYIADQEEETEDGAIAKRVITREAEERIIDYAFQYAKDNNRTKVTAVHKANVLKKTDGLFKKIFYEVGEKYPDIDTEDFYVDATAMYLVTQPQEFQVVVTTNLFGDILSDEGAGLVGGLGLIPSANIGADGALFEPVHGSAPDIAGQQKANPIAMMLSAIMMLRYLGENDAADKFDAAILKVLSEGKTLTGDLGGSATTMKVAQAVKNAL